The following proteins come from a genomic window of Maribacter sp. HTCC2170:
- a CDS encoding sulfatase has protein sequence MKINILGLALISSLFITSCGSHKKENPKPKKPNIVFIMSDDHAYQAISAYNDELIQTPNIDRIGNEGMLFTNASVTNSICAPSRAVILTGKHSHINGKIDNLSPFDTTNVTFPQLLKNAGYQTAMFGKLHFGNNPKGFDEFKILPGQGDYYNPKFNTSKGDTTITGYVTDIITDLTIDWLEKRRAPDKPFLLMYLHKAPHRTWMPAERHYPTFTKNTYPLPESLFDIHNTRETTAGPAEMGILRHMQVSYDLKVPNKVAENIDIENWNQLGNRVNRLNDEQRAKWDAVYNPIAEEFAAEFGTMNDSTLAVWKYQRYMQDYLGTIAGVDENVGRLLDYLDDKKLSENTIVVYTSDQGFYLGEHGWFDKRFMYNESFKTPLLIKWPNKIAPGTTEDEMVQNLDFAQTFLEAAGVTAPQDMQGESLVPLLKGQKEKWDRDAVYYHYYEYPAEHAVKRHYGIATKEFKLIHFYYDVDVWELYDLENDPQEMNNVYDNPEYASTAKEMKLKMDEVRKKYKDSDEISNGYIQLYKDKGWIE, from the coding sequence ATGAAAATCAATATTCTAGGTTTAGCACTTATCAGCAGTCTTTTTATTACTTCATGCGGAAGTCATAAAAAAGAAAATCCAAAACCGAAAAAACCGAACATTGTTTTCATCATGTCCGATGATCATGCCTATCAGGCAATCAGTGCTTATAATGACGAACTGATTCAAACGCCGAATATTGATAGAATAGGTAATGAGGGTATGCTTTTCACAAATGCCAGTGTAACCAATTCTATTTGCGCACCTTCGAGAGCAGTAATTCTAACCGGCAAGCATTCTCATATAAACGGAAAGATTGATAACCTCTCCCCTTTTGACACTACCAATGTAACTTTTCCACAACTGCTTAAAAATGCAGGCTATCAAACGGCCATGTTCGGGAAACTACATTTTGGTAACAATCCTAAAGGTTTTGATGAATTCAAAATACTACCGGGACAGGGTGATTATTACAATCCAAAATTCAATACTTCCAAGGGGGATACCACCATTACAGGATATGTGACCGACATTATAACTGACTTGACCATTGATTGGCTTGAGAAAAGAAGGGCGCCTGACAAACCTTTTTTATTAATGTACCTACACAAGGCACCACATAGAACTTGGATGCCCGCCGAACGTCATTACCCAACATTCACCAAAAACACTTATCCGTTACCGGAGTCTCTTTTTGATATACACAACACAAGAGAAACCACGGCAGGACCTGCCGAAATGGGAATATTGAGACATATGCAAGTCTCTTACGACCTAAAAGTACCCAATAAGGTTGCTGAAAATATTGACATTGAGAACTGGAATCAATTAGGGAATCGAGTGAATAGACTCAATGATGAACAACGGGCCAAATGGGATGCCGTTTACAATCCTATTGCAGAAGAATTTGCAGCAGAATTCGGCACTATGAACGACTCGACTCTTGCCGTATGGAAATACCAGCGTTATATGCAGGATTATTTAGGTACAATCGCAGGAGTAGATGAAAATGTGGGGCGCTTATTAGATTATTTGGACGATAAAAAGCTTTCTGAGAATACCATAGTGGTCTATACCTCTGACCAAGGATTTTATTTGGGTGAACATGGTTGGTTCGACAAACGTTTTATGTATAATGAATCATTCAAAACACCATTATTGATAAAGTGGCCCAATAAGATTGCCCCAGGCACTACAGAAGACGAAATGGTACAGAACCTTGACTTTGCGCAGACTTTTTTAGAAGCGGCAGGGGTGACAGCTCCTCAAGATATGCAGGGAGAAAGTTTGGTCCCATTATTAAAAGGACAAAAAGAAAAATGGGATAGAGACGCTGTTTATTACCACTATTACGAATACCCAGCTGAGCACGCCGTAAAAAGGCACTATGGTATTGCTACGAAAGAATTTAAACTCATTCACTTTTATTACGATGTTGATGTTTGGGAATTGTATGACTTGGAGAATGACCCTCAAGAAATGAACAATGTTTATGACAATCCTGAGTATGCTTCAACCGCAAAAGAAATGAAGCTCAAGATGGATGAAGTTCGTAAAAAGTACAAAGACTCCGATGAGATAAGCAATGGTTATATTCAGTTATACAAGGATAAAGGTTGGATTGAATAG
- a CDS encoding sulfatase, which translates to MFIKRDFPFFLVLLFALSSCSQEAKKPNVLFIIADDLTTTAVSSYGNSEVNTPHIDKLASEGVLFTRTYSQYPVCGPSRASFMSGYYPSATTTYGYVSGRKNIGSERKTWSQVFKDNGYYTARVSKIFHMGVPIDIEKGSNGQDDEQSWTERFNSQGPEWKAPGAGELVQGNPDGTLPIKGGNVMTIVKADGDDLVHSDGKTAEKASELIRKHKDKPFFLAIGFVRPHVPFVAPKSYFEPYPHNQTKLPKKVENDWDDIPKRGINYVTSVNGKMNTEQEKKAIAAYYASVSYMDAQVGKVLKTLKEEGLEDNTIVVFTSDHGFHLGEHEFWMKVSLHEESVKVPLIIKVPGKKPAVCHSFTELLDLYPTITALAGLKYSDQLQGESLVNILDEPTYEVRDMAFSVSQGGKSFLLRNEDWAYIQYDEDAASGIELFDMKKDPKQFTNLAQLPEYASIVDSFKEKLKTKLKAVRSNDLNIDYSLKK; encoded by the coding sequence ATGTTTATAAAAAGAGATTTTCCTTTCTTTCTTGTTTTGCTTTTTGCGCTATCATCGTGTTCTCAGGAAGCAAAAAAGCCGAATGTTCTATTCATCATTGCAGATGATCTAACAACAACTGCGGTTTCTTCTTATGGAAATTCAGAAGTCAATACACCTCATATCGACAAACTAGCTTCAGAAGGAGTACTATTTACAAGAACGTACAGTCAATATCCAGTTTGTGGTCCTTCAAGGGCTTCATTCATGTCTGGTTATTACCCAAGTGCCACTACAACCTATGGCTACGTAAGTGGGCGCAAAAATATTGGGAGTGAGAGAAAAACTTGGTCCCAGGTTTTTAAGGATAACGGATATTATACCGCACGTGTGAGCAAAATCTTCCACATGGGTGTGCCCATTGATATTGAAAAAGGGAGCAATGGGCAAGATGATGAGCAATCTTGGACTGAACGATTCAATAGCCAAGGTCCCGAATGGAAAGCGCCTGGAGCGGGGGAATTGGTTCAAGGAAATCCCGATGGTACATTGCCCATAAAAGGGGGAAACGTAATGACCATTGTTAAGGCAGATGGTGATGACCTAGTCCATTCAGATGGTAAGACAGCAGAAAAAGCCAGTGAATTAATCAGAAAACATAAAGACAAACCGTTCTTTTTGGCCATTGGTTTTGTTAGGCCGCACGTACCTTTTGTCGCACCTAAAAGCTATTTTGAACCGTATCCACATAACCAAACGAAGCTCCCAAAAAAAGTTGAAAATGATTGGGACGATATTCCAAAACGCGGTATTAACTATGTGACCAGTGTTAATGGTAAAATGAATACTGAGCAGGAAAAAAAAGCCATTGCTGCTTATTATGCTTCAGTTTCTTATATGGATGCTCAAGTTGGAAAAGTATTAAAAACCTTGAAGGAAGAAGGCCTTGAAGACAATACGATTGTTGTCTTTACCTCTGATCATGGGTTTCATCTTGGAGAGCATGAATTTTGGATGAAAGTCAGCTTGCATGAAGAATCGGTTAAAGTTCCTTTGATTATAAAGGTCCCCGGTAAAAAACCTGCGGTATGCCATTCGTTTACCGAGTTATTAGACCTATACCCTACTATCACCGCATTGGCCGGGTTGAAGTATTCAGATCAGCTTCAAGGCGAATCTTTGGTGAATATATTAGATGAACCTACCTATGAAGTTAGGGATATGGCATTTTCTGTTTCCCAAGGAGGTAAATCATTTTTGTTACGAAATGAGGATTGGGCCTATATTCAATATGATGAAGACGCAGCTTCGGGGATTGAATTGTTCGATATGAAAAAAGACCCAAAACAATTTACCAATCTGGCACAACTACCGGAATACGCATCTATTGTGGACTCATTCAAGGAAAAATTGAAAACAAAATTGAAAGCCGTTAGAAGCAATGACCTAAACATTGATTACAGCTTAAAAAAGTAA
- a CDS encoding Sb-PDE family phosphodiesterase encodes MKKTALTILLLFSFSLVFTQSHSHLSNKAFTYPNIEGYVTLKADLHIHTVFSDGNVWPTIRVQEALRENLDAISLTEHIEYQPHKDDIPHPDRNRAYHLAFAEAKDHDLLIIPGSEITRSEPVGHNNAVFINDANKLMGSNPESPFKEAKKQNAFVFWNHPAWHAQSPTGNPIMSDFQKERIKNGELHGIEVINAMDYAEESLALALEYDLTIMGTSDIHGLIDWDYTEKGNHRPITLVFAKEKSLKSMKEALFEGRTVAVYNDLLVGKPEYLNPLLKESIVIESAKYLSKTNVLKVELKNISSSDLLFENQMDFNFYDSSPVFEVEAGRTKTVHIKTIEKLTSVQLKLKALGAFTAPKQQPVVEWKIVVD; translated from the coding sequence ATGAAAAAAACAGCTTTAACCATTCTTCTATTATTTAGTTTTTCTCTCGTTTTTACCCAATCACACTCGCATCTAAGCAATAAGGCATTTACCTATCCAAATATTGAGGGCTATGTGACCTTAAAGGCGGATTTACATATACATACTGTTTTTTCAGATGGAAATGTTTGGCCCACCATACGGGTACAGGAAGCATTACGGGAGAATCTAGATGCTATTTCACTTACCGAGCATATTGAGTACCAACCGCACAAAGATGATATTCCGCACCCTGATAGAAACAGAGCTTATCACTTGGCATTCGCAGAAGCGAAAGACCATGATTTATTAATTATTCCTGGTTCAGAAATAACCCGATCAGAGCCTGTTGGTCATAACAATGCCGTTTTTATAAATGATGCAAATAAGTTAATGGGCAGCAATCCTGAATCACCATTTAAAGAAGCAAAAAAACAAAATGCATTTGTTTTTTGGAACCACCCTGCATGGCATGCTCAAAGCCCGACTGGAAACCCAATTATGAGTGACTTCCAAAAAGAGCGCATCAAAAATGGTGAACTTCATGGTATTGAGGTTATCAATGCGATGGATTATGCAGAAGAATCATTGGCACTGGCATTGGAATATGATTTAACCATTATGGGCACAAGTGATATTCATGGATTAATTGATTGGGATTATACTGAAAAGGGCAATCATCGACCTATAACATTGGTTTTCGCAAAAGAAAAAAGCTTGAAAAGTATGAAAGAAGCCCTGTTTGAAGGTAGAACCGTTGCGGTATACAATGACCTTTTAGTAGGGAAACCTGAATACTTGAATCCGCTTTTAAAGGAAAGCATTGTGATTGAAAGTGCAAAATACCTTTCTAAAACTAATGTACTCAAAGTGGAGTTAAAGAATATATCAAGCAGCGATTTACTTTTTGAAAACCAAATGGACTTCAATTTTTACGATAGTTCTCCTGTTTTTGAGGTTGAAGCAGGTAGAACGAAAACCGTCCATATCAAAACTATAGAAAAATTAACTTCTGTTCAATTAAAGCTTAAAGCCCTAGGTGCTTTTACTGCTCCCAAACAGCAACCTGTTGTGGAATGGAAAATTGTTGTTGACTAA
- the creD gene encoding cell envelope integrity protein CreD — METKKQKIGNWFRTSISAKMFVVGFILLILLIPLSYVKDLIREREIRQSEVIQEINEKWGNEVILYGPILRIPYKTYREEKTFDDKTKTFIKTYEEIINHGYFLPNKLNIDSGVKSKQLERGIYESVVYTADVKMQGSFSIFDFSSKDIPQEDILWDKTTLLFKTSNLKGIRNELKVQLNDAEYTLKPKFDEEYMSTLESGYIQKLKDQSSASTFDLNLRINGSEGLRFIPIGAETTVHMASDWHSPSFNGNYLPNDETKKITNNGFKADWKVLETNRQFGQQFFNNLPNLNKYSFGTNLIIPIDDYQKTERTSKYGLMIIGLTLLVFLLIQIISKIPIHPFQYFMIGLALVMFYTLLISISEHQNFLIAYLIAGISVVGLITTYSKTILKNKKFPLLIFGSLTALYAFIFVIIQLENYALLVGSIGLFIILAIIMFTSKKIDWANNN, encoded by the coding sequence ATGGAAACAAAAAAGCAAAAAATCGGAAACTGGTTCAGAACATCCATCTCAGCCAAAATGTTTGTAGTAGGGTTTATTCTTCTAATTCTTTTGATACCCTTGAGTTATGTCAAAGATTTAATCAGGGAGCGAGAAATACGGCAATCCGAAGTAATTCAGGAAATAAATGAGAAATGGGGTAATGAAGTAATTTTATATGGCCCTATACTTAGAATTCCTTATAAAACTTATCGCGAAGAAAAAACATTTGATGACAAAACCAAAACCTTCATAAAAACATATGAAGAGATAATCAACCATGGGTACTTTTTACCAAATAAACTGAACATAGATTCTGGTGTCAAAAGTAAACAACTGGAACGTGGAATTTATGAATCGGTTGTATATACGGCAGATGTTAAAATGCAAGGGAGTTTTTCGATCTTTGATTTTTCCTCCAAAGACATTCCCCAAGAAGATATCCTTTGGGATAAAACAACTTTACTATTTAAAACCTCAAACTTAAAAGGAATTCGTAATGAGTTAAAGGTTCAATTGAATGATGCCGAATACACTTTGAAACCTAAATTCGATGAAGAATATATGAGTACTCTGGAATCGGGGTATATTCAAAAACTTAAGGATCAAAGTTCCGCTTCAACATTCGACCTGAATTTAAGAATCAATGGAAGCGAAGGACTACGATTTATTCCCATTGGAGCCGAAACCACTGTTCATATGGCTTCAGATTGGCATTCTCCAAGTTTCAATGGAAATTATCTGCCGAATGATGAAACCAAGAAAATAACAAACAACGGATTTAAAGCTGATTGGAAGGTCCTTGAAACAAACCGTCAATTTGGTCAACAGTTCTTCAACAATCTTCCCAATTTGAACAAATACTCTTTTGGCACCAATTTGATCATTCCCATAGATGACTATCAAAAAACCGAACGTACAAGCAAGTACGGTCTTATGATCATTGGTCTTACCCTTTTGGTTTTCTTGTTGATTCAGATTATTAGCAAAATCCCCATACACCCATTTCAATATTTTATGATAGGATTGGCTTTGGTCATGTTCTATACTCTGCTTATCTCTATTTCCGAACATCAAAACTTTTTAATCGCCTATTTAATCGCCGGAATTTCAGTAGTTGGTTTAATAACGACCTATTCGAAAACCATTTTAAAGAACAAGAAATTTCCACTTCTCATTTTTGGTTCTTTAACCGCGCTATATGCCTTCATTTTTGTCATCATTCAATTAGAGAACTATGCATTATTAGTGGGCAGTATAGGACTGTTCATCATCCTTGCCATTATCATGTTCACCTCAAAGAAAATCGATTGGGCAAATAATAATTAA
- a CDS encoding winged helix-turn-helix domain-containing protein, whose amino-acid sequence MSIITNINKVFDHRIRLGIMSILMVNEYAEFTTLKELLEVTDGNLASHIKALEKGTYLEVKKQFIGNKPNTRYTITPLGRNAFQKHISALENLIKQQE is encoded by the coding sequence GTGAGCATTATAACCAATATAAACAAAGTATTTGACCATCGCATAAGACTGGGCATTATGTCTATTCTTATGGTAAATGAATATGCGGAATTTACAACTTTGAAAGAGTTATTGGAAGTTACTGATGGTAATCTCGCAAGTCATATAAAGGCGCTGGAAAAAGGCACCTATTTAGAGGTGAAAAAGCAATTTATTGGTAACAAGCCAAATACCAGATATACAATTACGCCGTTGGGAAGAAACGCTTTCCAAAAACATATTAGTGCCCTCGAAAATTTAATTAAGCAACAAGAATAA
- a CDS encoding sulfatase-like hydrolase/transferase, which produces MILFLNYISNLIGTKSSKRGGSLRIYRKNILVISILLITVFFVSSCKEKPKKPQPKKPNIILVMADDLGFEALGTYKGSSYKTPNLDKLAIDGMRFDHCYSTPLCTPSRVQMMTGKYNHRNYIGFGLLDPNEKTFGHYMKEAGYKTFVAGKWQLLGNAHQQKLAGNKKGTTPEKAGFDDFCLWQIDQRGFRYKNPTLSTPDGVMKYENEFGPDIFVDKMETFMDKNKDNPFFIYYPMVLTHDPFVPTPDNQIFKSFDPASKVNDTIYFGEMVSYMDKLIGRIRKKVEKLGIQNNTLILFVGDNGTDRDVTSIKDGKSIIGNKGYTTDAGTHVPLIAFWDGKIKKGSINDNLIDFTDFLPTILETATESRLDSTVTDGHSFYPQLTGDDSKPREWIFCHYEPNWGNFKPRRYVQNKKWKLYENGEFYNLGNDMEEQNPIDQNTQSEKVMKIHSQFQKVLGKYPIMK; this is translated from the coding sequence TTGATTCTATTTCTCAATTATATATCAAATCTAATTGGAACTAAATCTTCTAAGCGAGGTGGTTCTTTAAGAATATACAGAAAAAATATATTAGTAATTTCCATACTACTAATTACAGTTTTCTTTGTTTCATCTTGTAAAGAAAAACCCAAAAAACCCCAGCCCAAAAAACCCAACATTATCCTGGTTATGGCTGACGATCTTGGTTTTGAGGCTTTGGGAACCTACAAAGGTTCTAGTTATAAAACACCAAACCTGGACAAGCTTGCGATTGATGGTATGCGGTTCGACCATTGTTATTCCACTCCTCTTTGCACTCCGTCAAGGGTACAGATGATGACAGGTAAATATAATCACCGAAATTATATAGGTTTTGGCCTGCTGGATCCAAATGAAAAAACCTTTGGGCATTATATGAAAGAAGCTGGGTATAAAACTTTTGTGGCTGGGAAATGGCAACTATTGGGTAATGCCCATCAACAAAAATTAGCAGGAAACAAAAAGGGAACAACTCCTGAAAAAGCTGGCTTTGATGACTTTTGTCTATGGCAGATAGACCAAAGGGGATTTAGATACAAGAACCCTACTTTAAGTACCCCAGATGGAGTAATGAAGTATGAGAATGAATTTGGTCCTGATATTTTTGTAGATAAGATGGAAACCTTCATGGATAAAAATAAGGACAATCCTTTCTTTATTTATTATCCCATGGTGCTCACCCACGACCCCTTTGTTCCAACACCCGATAACCAAATTTTCAAGTCCTTTGACCCAGCATCAAAAGTAAACGATACTATTTATTTTGGTGAAATGGTTAGTTACATGGACAAGCTTATTGGTAGAATAAGAAAGAAAGTTGAAAAATTGGGTATTCAAAACAACACTTTGATTCTATTTGTTGGGGACAACGGTACTGATCGAGATGTGACATCCATTAAGGATGGGAAATCAATTATAGGAAATAAAGGATATACTACAGATGCAGGCACACATGTTCCATTGATAGCTTTTTGGGATGGAAAAATAAAAAAAGGAAGTATTAATGATAACCTTATTGATTTTACCGATTTTCTGCCAACTATTTTAGAGACAGCAACAGAAAGCAGATTGGATTCAACTGTAACTGATGGTCATAGTTTTTACCCGCAACTTACTGGAGATGATTCAAAACCAAGAGAATGGATTTTTTGTCATTACGAACCAAACTGGGGAAATTTCAAACCTCGACGCTATGTTCAAAACAAAAAATGGAAATTGTATGAGAATGGAGAATTCTATAATCTGGGAAATGACATGGAAGAACAAAATCCTATAGACCAAAACACGCAATCAGAAAAAGTAATGAAAATCCATTCGCAATTTCAAAAAGTGTTGGGGAAATACCCAATAATGAAATAG
- a CDS encoding NAD(P)-dependent oxidoreductase yields MRFGIIRERKNPPDRRVVLSPEACQKVLSTYDKAQITVEPSPIRVFTNEEYKEAEIEVASKMKECDVLLGVKEVPIKNLIPSKKYFFFSHTIKKQPYNRKLLRAILDKNIEMYDHEVITNEKGIRLVAFGRYAGVVGAYNGFRAYGLKNGLYKMPKAEKLTDQQALIAELSGIKLSNIKILLTGRGRVGNGAREMLDGMGMRKVNVHEFLDEEFNEPVYCQIDASDYNKRKDGVRGNKADFFANPEEYRSNFFRFTKVADFYIAGHFHGDGAPFLFTREDAKQPEFRINTVADISCDIDGPVASTLRASTIADPIYGYDPQSETETNFKNKRAIAVMAVDNLPAELPRDASGGFGEAFVKYVIPAFFDKDTHGILKRARMTKNGKLTKRYAYLQDYVDGKE; encoded by the coding sequence ATGCGATTCGGAATCATACGAGAACGTAAAAATCCACCAGATAGGCGAGTAGTGCTATCACCAGAGGCCTGTCAAAAAGTCCTTTCAACATATGATAAAGCCCAAATAACGGTGGAACCTTCACCAATACGGGTTTTTACCAATGAAGAATATAAAGAGGCCGAAATTGAAGTTGCTTCAAAGATGAAAGAATGTGATGTGCTATTGGGGGTTAAGGAAGTCCCAATTAAGAATTTGATTCCTAGTAAAAAATACTTTTTCTTTTCACATACCATTAAAAAACAGCCCTATAATAGGAAGTTGTTAAGGGCTATTCTAGATAAGAATATAGAAATGTATGACCATGAGGTCATCACCAATGAAAAAGGTATTCGGTTGGTTGCCTTTGGTAGGTATGCCGGTGTAGTGGGGGCCTATAATGGTTTTCGTGCTTATGGATTAAAAAACGGACTTTATAAAATGCCAAAGGCAGAAAAATTGACTGACCAACAGGCATTGATAGCTGAACTTTCGGGAATCAAGTTATCGAATATCAAGATTCTATTGACAGGTAGGGGTAGAGTTGGTAATGGTGCTCGTGAAATGTTGGATGGTATGGGCATGAGAAAGGTGAATGTGCATGAATTTTTAGATGAGGAATTCAATGAACCAGTTTATTGTCAAATAGATGCCTCAGATTATAATAAGCGTAAAGACGGAGTTCGGGGAAATAAAGCTGATTTCTTTGCTAATCCAGAAGAATATAGATCCAATTTCTTTCGTTTTACAAAAGTGGCCGATTTCTATATCGCAGGTCACTTTCATGGCGATGGAGCACCTTTTCTCTTCACCAGGGAAGATGCAAAACAACCTGAGTTTAGAATAAATACGGTGGCAGATATCAGTTGTGATATTGATGGGCCTGTGGCAAGTACCTTGAGGGCTTCGACTATTGCCGACCCAATATATGGATATGATCCTCAATCAGAAACAGAAACCAACTTCAAAAATAAAAGGGCCATTGCTGTAATGGCGGTGGATAATCTTCCAGCAGAATTGCCTCGAGACGCCAGTGGTGGTTTTGGAGAAGCATTTGTCAAATATGTAATACCCGCTTTTTTTGATAAGGATACACACGGAATTCTCAAAAGAGCCCGTATGACCAAAAATGGGAAGCTTACTAAAAGATATGCCTATCTCCAGGATTATGTTGATGGAAAGGAGTAA